The following proteins come from a genomic window of Rhodoligotrophos sp. CJ14:
- a CDS encoding MBL fold metallo-hydrolase: MTDMLAPGAFLNWTIGKKTVTSLSDGFNAVDYDVIHSVMPEKGAALQQTAHRPEKPVFTHTMFLIRGENHGPILVDAGMGNSAGPTLGWLPSSLAMAGVAPAEIDLILITHLHPDHCFGLLDENGRAVFPNARLAMHRDEHEFWFKADGEARAPDTLKPYFDQVRASVEPYRDRITFFRDGEVAPGVTAVPLAGHTPGHSGFKISSGGEEIFLWADIIHMPAIQPALPDAGVIHDVDPTAAAATRRRVFAEVAAGNQLVAGCHLEFPSVARLALDGEAYRLIPEFWPHAAL; encoded by the coding sequence ATGACCGACATGCTAGCGCCGGGCGCCTTTCTGAACTGGACCATCGGAAAAAAGACGGTGACCAGCCTGAGCGATGGTTTCAATGCCGTCGATTACGACGTCATTCACTCCGTGATGCCCGAGAAGGGTGCCGCGCTTCAGCAAACCGCTCACCGCCCTGAGAAGCCGGTATTCACGCATACGATGTTCCTTATCCGCGGCGAGAACCATGGGCCGATCTTGGTCGATGCTGGAATGGGAAACAGCGCCGGCCCCACTTTGGGATGGCTTCCGAGCTCGCTGGCAATGGCGGGGGTTGCTCCTGCCGAGATCGACTTGATCCTGATCACGCATCTGCATCCCGATCATTGCTTCGGGCTGCTCGACGAAAATGGCAGGGCCGTCTTCCCCAATGCGCGGCTCGCGATGCATCGGGACGAGCATGAGTTCTGGTTCAAAGCGGATGGCGAGGCGCGCGCTCCTGACACTCTGAAGCCCTATTTCGACCAAGTCCGCGCTTCAGTGGAGCCTTACCGCGATCGCATCACGTTCTTCCGCGACGGCGAGGTTGCGCCCGGCGTCACGGCGGTTCCGCTTGCCGGTCACACACCCGGGCACAGCGGCTTCAAGATATCATCCGGGGGCGAAGAAATTTTCCTCTGGGCAGATATCATCCATATGCCGGCCATTCAGCCTGCTTTGCCGGATGCCGGGGTCATTCATGACGTCGATCCGACCGCCGCGGCTGCTACGCGACGGCGGGTGTTCGCCGAGGTCGCCGCCGGAAATCAGCTCGTGGCGGGCTGCCATCTGGAGTTTCCAAGCGTCGCCCGGCTGGCCTTAGATGGCGAGGCCTATCGACTGATCCCGGAATTCTGGCCCCATGCCGCCCTCTAA
- a CDS encoding NAD(P)H-binding protein, which translates to MFVVTGANSNTGSGVANALLDRGATVRVIGRNGERLQPFGERGAELITAEPADRAALARAFEGATAVYVMLQPGYIPTSDDFSAYQRAVIDALIAALVEMRVPRVVALSGWGANYEKVSDPLAGLRVLEARLHAIDGLSTLVLRPGWFMENAIGFIEDIAKSGMASGQLRGDLALPMIATADIGAVAADALLKRDFGKFAIRELEGPETLSLEEAAAIVGDLSGWAGARYEQVSAENARSQLLSSGFSTHMADAIVRMTDDVNEERIRMVQPRDQRIITTTRFQSFAKTVLARSNAERGARS; encoded by the coding sequence ATGTTTGTCGTCACAGGTGCTAACAGCAATACCGGCAGTGGGGTCGCCAATGCGCTGCTCGATCGTGGAGCAACAGTGCGGGTGATCGGGCGCAACGGAGAACGCCTCCAACCCTTCGGCGAGCGCGGTGCCGAACTCATCACCGCGGAGCCAGCAGATCGCGCGGCCTTGGCCCGAGCGTTCGAGGGCGCAACGGCCGTCTACGTGATGCTGCAGCCGGGCTACATTCCGACCAGCGATGATTTCTCGGCCTATCAGCGCGCGGTGATCGACGCGCTCATCGCAGCTCTCGTCGAGATGCGCGTTCCGCGTGTCGTCGCCTTGAGCGGATGGGGCGCCAATTACGAAAAGGTCTCAGATCCCCTCGCGGGCTTGCGTGTTCTCGAAGCACGCCTCCACGCCATTGACGGGCTGAGCACACTCGTTCTGCGGCCAGGCTGGTTCATGGAAAACGCCATTGGCTTCATTGAGGACATCGCGAAATCGGGCATGGCCTCCGGGCAATTGAGAGGTGATCTCGCGCTCCCGATGATTGCGACCGCCGATATCGGTGCGGTTGCAGCAGATGCGCTGCTCAAGCGCGACTTCGGCAAATTCGCCATTCGCGAATTGGAAGGCCCTGAGACCCTCTCTCTCGAGGAGGCGGCTGCAATCGTCGGTGATCTCTCCGGGTGGGCTGGCGCCCGGTACGAGCAGGTGTCCGCCGAGAACGCTCGCTCGCAATTGCTGTCCTCCGGCTTTTCCACACATATGGCCGATGCGATCGTGCGCATGACCGACGATGTCAACGAGGAGCGCATCCGCATGGTGCAACCACGCGACCAGCGGATCATCACCACGACACGCTTCCAGAGCTTCGCCAAAACCGTGCTTGCTCGTTCGAATGCAGAGCGAGGTGCGCGATCATGA
- a CDS encoding LysR substrate-binding domain-containing protein: MHTSKSVLSKRVSRLEDRLGVRLIERSARGFRVTGIGAELAKHADIIIGSAEEAQRAAQLLTSAPRGMLRIACPPGLLHTALTDVLCQFAFHYPEIRVAVAVSNRRVDLIEEPFDVAIRVREQLDSDASLIVRKLGTSRRILVAAPAYLSARPPIRQPEDLGRESLLTLAEDGDATQWTLLRADSEHHSIEFTPRFAASDFGLINRAAVAGLGIALVTEAVCRPFLEAETLTHVLPDWFASESLVYLTFTSRRGMLPATRALIDYLASELPARL, from the coding sequence ATGCACACGAGCAAATCCGTCCTGAGCAAGCGCGTGTCGCGCCTTGAAGACCGCCTCGGGGTTCGTTTGATCGAGCGGTCGGCGCGTGGGTTCCGGGTAACCGGCATCGGGGCTGAGCTCGCGAAGCATGCTGATATCATCATCGGGTCTGCGGAAGAGGCCCAGCGAGCAGCCCAGCTGCTGACATCGGCGCCGCGCGGAATGCTCCGTATTGCTTGCCCGCCGGGGCTCCTTCATACAGCCTTGACGGATGTGCTCTGCCAATTTGCATTCCACTACCCAGAGATCCGGGTCGCGGTGGCGGTGTCGAATAGGCGAGTGGATCTCATCGAAGAACCGTTCGATGTAGCGATCCGCGTGCGGGAGCAGCTGGATTCTGACGCTTCGTTGATTGTGCGGAAGCTCGGGACGAGCCGGCGTATTCTTGTCGCCGCTCCGGCTTATCTCTCGGCACGCCCCCCAATCAGGCAGCCAGAGGATCTTGGTAGGGAGTCGTTGCTGACATTGGCGGAAGATGGTGACGCAACACAGTGGACGTTGCTGCGCGCCGATAGCGAGCACCACTCGATCGAATTCACGCCGCGCTTTGCCGCGTCCGATTTTGGTTTGATCAACAGGGCCGCGGTGGCAGGCCTAGGCATCGCCCTGGTGACGGAAGCAGTCTGCCGTCCCTTTCTCGAGGCCGAGACGCTCACCCATGTTCTGCCGGATTGGTTCGCGTCGGAAAGCCTCGTCTATCTGACCTTTACCTCCCGCCGCGGCATGCTGCCGGCAACCCGTGCGCTGATCGATTACCTCGCATCTGAATTGCCGGCTCGGCTTTAG
- a CDS encoding autotransporter outer membrane beta-barrel domain-containing protein, with the protein MGNQTAWAASCAPVPGGANCAPGGTGAISYPGRTSDFVLTIEDGVVVIPPPGTIGVNVTTGGFLGLADADLTVNSQGSITTTNATAINVSGLLGSRTVIQQGTITANGTGIGVNATTGLGNVVVDVDDVIAGGTGINATSGAGDVDVTAGNVSSATGMGVNATTALGAVTVDVNDVTSQGIGVNAQALVGTAFASAHDVTTTGNGAHGINATAGLIAVATSDGQITTSGNDAHGVNVEGTLAALASVNNVTTTGDGSSGVVANSAGLAGVLASGTVSTDGQDSHGIVANGSVFAGVIANDVVTAGPSSQGIIATATDGPALVLADTVNSTGAGITASAQSGFAAVAVAEVNTTENSANGITATIDEGTAFVAAGSVTTQGNNSTGILADTNDGSAYVIAGNVETQGDGSAGIINSANGTSFTLFGSVTTNGDFSPGVVGIDPTSNVIIAGLSVETNGDFSPGILGWSGTDDVDVLVGQVSTSGDFSDGIVAVSGGLPGGSGDVTVAALDVATDGFGSDGIIAVALDGNASVLAGEVTTSGAFSTGITALADQDAFVLAGNVDTEGFGSEGIVAGALNGDAIVLAGTVATNGAFANGIRAESELGDAVVAAGTVDTEGFGADGILAEADAGVAAVLAGSVATNGAFATGISAEGFDGAFVLAGSVDTEGFASEGIVAEAVTGDAIVGAGSVATNGAFANGIRAESERENVFVAAGSVDTEGFGADGILALAPSGTATVLAETVATNGDFASGIVAIGDENAFVLAGTVDTEGDDAEGIVARANGDVAVAAGTVSTNGDDANGIRARSEDGDVFVLAGSVDTEGEDADGILALAHQGTAFVVADEVFTLGDGASGIVALGDEGAFVLAGTVDTEGDGANGITARAFGTVGVVAGSVSTNGDDAEGIIAQSWDEDAFVVAGTVDTEGEDADGILALARDGTAVVLAGTVSTDGDFANGIRAVAGNGVFVAADSVETLGEESDAIVAETETGPAIVLAGTIDTAGYDADGIIARSADGPVFVGAEQIATQGDFSAGIFAESDTGDVGVAAGEVVTTGEDSDGIVAQTNTGDVGVYTAGLISTSGLNSTAITALSGTGQAFVLVDEDSEVVGGTGDGAGVVFDGGAGSRLVNLGSISSLNDRAIVNFDSDSVVENAGDVTGYMTMGGGADTFNNYDTGAVYARGDSDFGDGDDRFNNGGLLTLAERNAPASVTIANLEVFDNSLGGVIDMQDDREGDRIILADSDFIGGGALGVDAFLGGPGSTADVLEIGGTVIASGNGSPTALYVNDTNAGPGGYVPGGIEVVDVSNGFTQEGDFYLVGGPIDKGFFTYDLDLRPDLVWVLQSNPDDEVFETASVMSGLQNVWYATTGAWHERTVDLRQTYRGTTLVSPVADLPQPMPPAVVGRPLGGFWGRAIGDWAKYDASHGVKYKQDTFGFQAGFDMGFELGQGILVLGVLGGYVNSDLDYRHSLSSADYEGASVGGYATYLQGGFYVDALVKADLLDVSYKVPAVGDKSKSDATNIGASFEAGYRFDLNPAVFLEPELQVTYLSSEIDGTFMAGNHIDWNDGESLRGRLGARLGTSFIQADGSRLEPYIKASVVNEFEGDNKLNLGGFITADDRSGTWGEAGLGIQFIGSGALSGYIDGKTYFGDDVFGGTVNAGLRFSF; encoded by the coding sequence ATGGGCAACCAGACGGCCTGGGCGGCGTCTTGCGCGCCGGTGCCGGGCGGGGCGAACTGCGCTCCAGGTGGAACAGGCGCGATATCCTACCCCGGCAGGACGAGCGATTTCGTCCTGACCATCGAGGATGGCGTCGTCGTCATTCCCCCGCCGGGCACGATCGGTGTGAATGTCACGACTGGTGGGTTCCTGGGCTTGGCGGATGCAGATCTTACGGTCAATTCGCAAGGCAGCATCACCACCACCAACGCGACCGCGATCAATGTCTCCGGCCTGCTTGGCAGCCGCACCGTCATCCAGCAAGGCACCATCACGGCAAATGGCACCGGCATCGGTGTCAATGCCACCACGGGGCTCGGGAATGTTGTCGTCGATGTCGATGACGTGATCGCAGGCGGCACCGGCATCAACGCCACATCCGGCGCCGGCGATGTCGATGTCACCGCCGGAAACGTCTCGTCCGCAACGGGAATGGGGGTTAACGCGACGACCGCCCTGGGCGCTGTGACCGTGGATGTGAACGACGTCACCAGCCAGGGCATCGGTGTGAACGCACAGGCCCTCGTCGGAACCGCCTTCGCCTCGGCCCATGATGTCACGACCACTGGAAACGGCGCCCATGGCATCAATGCCACCGCCGGCCTGATCGCGGTTGCCACGAGCGATGGGCAGATCACCACATCGGGCAATGACGCCCATGGCGTCAATGTTGAGGGTACGCTCGCAGCCCTCGCTTCGGTCAATAATGTGACGACGACGGGCGATGGCTCGAGCGGCGTTGTGGCAAATTCCGCTGGCCTGGCCGGGGTGCTTGCCAGCGGCACGGTCTCGACCGATGGGCAGGATTCCCACGGCATCGTCGCGAACGGCTCCGTCTTTGCCGGCGTGATCGCCAATGACGTCGTGACGGCCGGCCCCAGCTCGCAGGGCATCATCGCCACCGCCACTGACGGGCCGGCGCTGGTTCTCGCAGACACGGTGAACTCGACCGGAGCCGGCATCACGGCATCCGCTCAAAGCGGCTTTGCGGCTGTCGCTGTGGCCGAAGTGAACACCACCGAGAACAGCGCCAATGGCATCACCGCAACCATCGACGAAGGCACGGCCTTTGTTGCGGCGGGTTCGGTCACCACTCAAGGAAACAATTCCACCGGCATTCTGGCAGATACCAATGACGGCTCCGCCTATGTGATCGCCGGCAATGTGGAAACCCAGGGCGATGGTTCGGCCGGCATCATCAACAGCGCCAATGGAACCTCCTTCACGCTCTTCGGCAGTGTCACGACCAATGGCGATTTCTCGCCCGGCGTCGTCGGCATCGATCCGACCAGCAATGTGATCATCGCCGGCTTGAGCGTTGAGACCAATGGCGATTTCTCACCCGGTATCCTGGGCTGGTCCGGGACCGATGATGTGGATGTGCTTGTCGGCCAGGTTTCCACGTCAGGCGACTTCTCCGACGGAATCGTGGCGGTGAGCGGCGGATTGCCAGGCGGCAGCGGTGACGTCACGGTTGCCGCTCTCGATGTGGCAACCGATGGCTTCGGCTCCGACGGCATCATTGCAGTTGCGCTTGATGGCAATGCAAGCGTGCTTGCAGGCGAAGTGACCACGAGCGGTGCATTCTCAACCGGCATTACCGCGCTCGCCGATCAGGATGCCTTCGTTCTGGCCGGCAATGTCGACACCGAAGGCTTCGGGTCGGAAGGTATCGTAGCGGGCGCGCTCAACGGCGACGCCATCGTGCTCGCAGGCACCGTTGCCACCAATGGCGCCTTCGCCAATGGTATCCGCGCTGAGAGCGAGCTGGGCGATGCGGTCGTCGCGGCCGGTACGGTCGACACGGAAGGCTTCGGTGCCGATGGCATTCTGGCTGAGGCTGATGCCGGCGTGGCGGCGGTCCTGGCGGGAAGTGTGGCCACCAACGGTGCCTTCGCCACCGGCATTTCGGCCGAGGGCTTTGACGGCGCTTTCGTGTTGGCGGGCTCAGTTGATACCGAAGGCTTCGCCTCCGAAGGCATTGTCGCCGAGGCGGTGACGGGCGATGCGATCGTCGGCGCAGGTTCTGTCGCCACCAATGGTGCATTCGCCAATGGCATCAGGGCTGAGAGCGAAAGGGAGAATGTCTTTGTAGCGGCGGGAAGCGTGGACACCGAAGGCTTCGGAGCCGACGGCATTCTTGCGCTTGCGCCAAGCGGGACGGCGACGGTTCTCGCCGAGACGGTTGCCACCAATGGCGATTTCGCCTCTGGCATTGTGGCGATCGGTGACGAGAACGCCTTTGTGCTCGCCGGCACGGTTGATACCGAGGGTGACGATGCGGAGGGCATTGTTGCCAGGGCCAATGGCGACGTAGCGGTCGCGGCTGGTACCGTTTCCACCAATGGTGATGATGCCAACGGCATCCGTGCCCGAAGCGAGGATGGCGACGTCTTCGTTCTGGCGGGCAGCGTCGATACGGAAGGTGAGGATGCGGATGGCATCCTGGCGCTTGCCCATCAGGGCACGGCCTTTGTCGTGGCTGACGAGGTGTTCACCTTAGGAGACGGGGCCTCGGGGATTGTCGCGCTAGGCGATGAGGGCGCCTTTGTGCTCGCTGGCACGGTCGATACCGAGGGCGACGGCGCCAATGGCATTACCGCTCGTGCCTTTGGCACAGTCGGCGTGGTTGCCGGAAGCGTTTCGACAAATGGCGATGATGCGGAAGGCATCATTGCGCAGAGCTGGGATGAGGATGCGTTTGTCGTTGCGGGCACCGTGGATACGGAAGGTGAGGATGCCGACGGCATTCTCGCACTCGCCCGGGACGGAACGGCCGTGGTCCTGGCGGGCACCGTGTCGACCGACGGCGATTTCGCCAATGGCATTCGGGCGGTCGCGGGCAACGGGGTCTTCGTCGCCGCGGACAGCGTTGAAACGCTTGGCGAAGAGTCCGACGCCATCGTCGCCGAGACCGAGACGGGTCCCGCTATCGTGCTCGCCGGCACGATTGATACGGCCGGCTATGACGCGGACGGTATCATCGCCAGGAGCGCGGATGGTCCCGTGTTTGTCGGAGCCGAGCAAATCGCGACCCAGGGTGATTTCTCGGCAGGCATCTTCGCCGAAAGCGACACTGGCGATGTCGGTGTCGCAGCGGGGGAGGTGGTGACCACCGGGGAAGACAGCGACGGAATTGTCGCTCAGACCAACACCGGCGATGTCGGGGTCTATACTGCCGGCCTGATCTCCACCAGCGGTCTCAACTCCACCGCCATAACGGCGCTTTCGGGCACTGGCCAGGCCTTCGTGCTCGTTGACGAGGATAGCGAGGTGGTCGGCGGCACGGGCGATGGCGCCGGTGTGGTGTTCGACGGCGGTGCCGGCTCCAGGCTCGTCAATCTCGGTTCGATCTCCTCGCTCAACGACCGGGCGATCGTCAACTTCGACAGCGATTCCGTGGTCGAGAATGCCGGTGATGTGACCGGCTATATGACCATGGGCGGCGGTGCCGACACCTTCAACAACTACGACACCGGCGCGGTTTATGCCCGCGGCGACAGTGATTTCGGCGACGGGGATGACCGCTTCAACAATGGCGGTCTGTTGACCCTCGCTGAGCGGAATGCGCCGGCAAGCGTGACCATCGCCAATCTCGAAGTGTTCGACAACAGCCTCGGCGGCGTGATCGACATGCAGGATGATCGCGAGGGCGACCGGATCATCCTCGCCGATAGCGACTTCATCGGCGGCGGCGCGCTCGGGGTTGATGCCTTCCTGGGCGGGCCCGGCTCGACGGCCGACGTGCTCGAGATCGGCGGCACCGTCATCGCCAGCGGCAATGGCAGCCCGACCGCGCTCTATGTCAACGACACCAATGCAGGTCCCGGGGGATATGTGCCCGGTGGCATCGAGGTGGTGGATGTCTCGAACGGCTTCACCCAGGAGGGTGATTTCTACCTGGTGGGCGGCCCGATCGACAAAGGCTTCTTCACCTATGATCTTGATCTGCGTCCGGACCTCGTCTGGGTGCTCCAGAGCAATCCCGATGATGAGGTCTTCGAGACCGCAAGCGTGATGAGCGGTCTGCAGAACGTCTGGTATGCGACCACCGGTGCCTGGCATGAGCGCACGGTTGATCTGCGCCAGACCTATCGCGGCACCACCCTGGTCAGTCCTGTTGCCGACCTGCCTCAGCCCATGCCACCGGCCGTGGTGGGCCGTCCATTGGGCGGCTTCTGGGGCCGGGCGATCGGCGATTGGGCAAAATATGATGCCTCCCATGGCGTGAAGTACAAACAGGACACGTTCGGCTTCCAGGCCGGTTTCGACATGGGCTTCGAGCTCGGCCAGGGCATCTTGGTTCTGGGTGTGCTCGGCGGCTATGTGAATTCGGACCTCGACTACCGACACAGCCTCTCCTCGGCCGATTACGAGGGCGCATCGGTGGGCGGCTATGCCACCTATCTCCAGGGTGGGTTCTACGTCGATGCTCTGGTGAAGGCGGACCTGCTCGATGTGAGCTACAAGGTGCCGGCTGTGGGCGATAAGTCCAAGTCGGATGCCACCAATATCGGCGCATCCTTCGAGGCCGGCTATCGCTTCGACCTCAACCCGGCGGTGTTCCTCGAGCCGGAATTGCAGGTCACCTATCTGTCCTCGGAGATTGATGGGACCTTCATGGCGGGCAACCATATCGACTGGAACGACGGGGAGAGCCTGCGCGGCCGCCTCGGCGCAAGGCTCGGGACGAGCTTCATCCAGGCCGACGGCTCACGGCTCGAGCCCTATATCAAGGCGAGCGTGGTCAACGAGTTCGAGGGCGACAACAAGCTCAATCTCGGTGGCTTCATCACCGCCGATGACCGGTCTGGCACCTGGGGCGAGGCGGGGCTGGGCATTCAGTTCATCGGCTCCGGCGCGCTCTCCGGCTATATCGATGGCAAGACCTATTTCGGCGACGATGTCTTCGGTGGCACCGTCAATGCCGGATTGCGCTTCAGCTTCTGA
- the ampH gene encoding D-alanyl-D-alanine-carboxypeptidase/endopeptidase AmpH: protein MFSSRRRGLLALAGALVFALSSTQPSPGFAEDKLLAEAVEMTGTMLFLQTRVPAFVIGAIRNDETVVYGFGKISPDRDQAPDGDTILRIGSISKAFTGAVLASLVADGSVKLTDRLQDHLTWDVAVPEAEGKPIRLIELATHSSGLPREVDRAPGPPEDPFRTLTKDTYIAGLKSNPLLFPPGTGILYSNFAFDLLGAALSEAAGRPYGDLLRERVLDPAGLADTTISLRDADRNRVMQGHDFDGKPLPLVTTPEVMAGASSLYSTPNDMLRWLRWHLDRFSPQDAEMRLLDHAIYLPREGMSPAYGLDEAGHGDAMGLGWVVMRPADGRPLILQKSGGLQGTFSYIAFAPQHGIGVFVAINSFDIGAIEAISGAVNELIGQMAPD from the coding sequence ATGTTCAGCAGCCGGCGTCGTGGCTTGCTCGCTCTAGCGGGTGCACTTGTCTTCGCGCTCAGCAGCACACAACCATCCCCCGGGTTCGCTGAAGACAAATTGCTGGCTGAAGCCGTCGAAATGACCGGCACTATGCTCTTCCTGCAAACCCGCGTGCCCGCCTTCGTTATCGGCGCCATCAGGAATGACGAAACGGTCGTCTATGGTTTCGGCAAGATCTCCCCTGATCGGGACCAGGCTCCCGACGGCGATACGATCCTGCGCATCGGATCCATTTCGAAGGCATTCACCGGTGCGGTGCTGGCGAGCCTGGTGGCCGACGGCTCCGTGAAGCTCACGGACCGGCTGCAGGATCACCTCACGTGGGACGTTGCCGTACCTGAGGCTGAGGGTAAGCCCATTCGGCTGATCGAGCTCGCTACCCACTCGTCGGGGCTGCCGCGGGAGGTTGATCGCGCACCGGGTCCGCCGGAGGATCCATTCAGAACACTGACGAAAGATACCTATATTGCGGGGCTCAAGAGCAATCCGCTTTTGTTCCCGCCGGGCACAGGCATTCTTTACTCCAACTTCGCCTTTGATCTTTTGGGTGCAGCACTGAGCGAAGCTGCGGGCCGGCCCTATGGCGACTTGCTGCGCGAGCGCGTGCTTGATCCCGCCGGCCTGGCGGACACGACAATCAGTCTACGCGACGCAGACCGCAACCGGGTCATGCAAGGTCACGATTTCGACGGCAAACCGCTGCCGCTGGTGACAACGCCGGAGGTTATGGCGGGTGCAAGCAGCCTATATTCCACGCCAAACGACATGCTGCGCTGGCTGCGCTGGCATCTCGACCGTTTCTCGCCGCAAGACGCCGAAATGCGTCTTCTTGATCATGCGATCTATCTGCCCCGCGAGGGGATGAGTCCCGCATATGGGCTTGATGAGGCGGGCCATGGCGATGCGATGGGGCTTGGGTGGGTGGTCATGAGGCCCGCGGACGGCCGCCCCCTGATCTTGCAGAAGAGTGGAGGGCTGCAGGGCACTTTCAGCTATATTGCCTTTGCGCCTCAGCACGGCATTGGCGTTTTCGTTGCGATCAACAGCTTCGACATCGGAGCGATCGAGGCGATATCCGGGGCGGTCAATGAACTGATCGGACAAATGGCACCGGATTAA
- a CDS encoding YbfB/YjiJ family MFS transporter, whose amino-acid sequence MSPHAASLTPAKIDRMLVWRYIFAGLCASLDSIGLARFAFTPLIPELIEARWFSTSAVVYLAAANLAGYVCGALVGRPIASHLASEHVLRLMMVLISAAFFACAIPLSFSWYFGWRFVSGIAGGVVMVLVAGTILPHVPPARKGTAGGAIFLGLGLGIAGSGTIIPLLLGLGLAQTWIGLGIISIVLTAASWFAWPSSQLHPNAERPKTQAGRGTHFGRSVKLLYVQYALMAAACVPPMVFLADFIARGLGHGTHAGSVFWAIYGLGAIAGPPLYGYLADRLSAGSTVRLTSLIMAVILLAFCATDNLVTLAILTAVVGTFAPGIVPLFLARVHEVVAHNGPRQNIAWTRASIISAAALAAAAYGCSALFNATGGNYRLLFLTAAAVLVIALLTGFLVQAKPSHSHAAQDNA is encoded by the coding sequence ATGTCACCTCACGCCGCATCTCTGACACCGGCAAAGATCGACCGGATGCTCGTCTGGCGCTACATCTTCGCCGGACTCTGCGCGAGCCTCGACAGTATCGGTCTCGCCCGTTTCGCCTTCACGCCTCTGATCCCGGAACTGATCGAGGCACGGTGGTTCTCCACTTCCGCCGTCGTCTATCTCGCAGCGGCCAATCTCGCCGGCTATGTCTGCGGCGCATTGGTCGGCCGGCCGATCGCCTCCCATCTTGCCAGCGAGCACGTGCTGCGCCTGATGATGGTGCTGATTTCGGCCGCTTTCTTCGCCTGTGCGATCCCCCTGTCGTTCTCGTGGTATTTTGGCTGGCGGTTCGTGTCTGGAATTGCCGGCGGCGTCGTCATGGTGCTGGTCGCCGGCACGATCCTGCCGCATGTGCCACCCGCGAGGAAGGGCACGGCAGGCGGTGCCATCTTTCTGGGGCTTGGACTTGGGATTGCAGGTTCGGGCACCATCATTCCCCTCCTGCTTGGCCTAGGTCTCGCGCAAACCTGGATCGGGCTTGGCATCATCTCCATCGTTCTGACGGCCGCGAGCTGGTTCGCCTGGCCATCGAGCCAGCTGCACCCGAACGCCGAGCGACCCAAGACGCAGGCCGGCCGGGGCACTCATTTCGGACGGAGCGTGAAGCTGCTCTATGTGCAATACGCGCTCATGGCCGCAGCATGCGTTCCACCGATGGTCTTTCTCGCCGACTTCATTGCACGGGGTCTTGGCCATGGCACCCATGCGGGCTCGGTGTTCTGGGCCATTTACGGGCTGGGGGCCATCGCGGGACCACCTCTCTATGGGTATCTGGCCGACCGCCTGAGCGCCGGATCGACCGTCCGGCTGACATCCCTGATCATGGCGGTCATCCTCCTGGCCTTCTGCGCGACAGACAATCTCGTCACGCTCGCGATCCTCACGGCCGTCGTCGGCACATTTGCCCCGGGCATCGTTCCTCTGTTCCTGGCGCGAGTGCATGAGGTGGTCGCGCATAATGGGCCCCGCCAGAACATCGCCTGGACGCGGGCGAGCATCATCTCTGCAGCCGCCTTGGCCGCAGCGGCCTATGGCTGCTCAGCTCTCTTCAACGCGACAGGTGGGAATTACCGCCTGCTGTTCCTGACGGCGGCAGCGGTGTTGGTCATTGCGCTGCTGACTGGCTTTCTCGTTCAGGCGAAGCCCAGCCATTCCCACGCCGCGCAGGATAACGCTTGA
- a CDS encoding TetR/AcrR family transcriptional regulator, which yields MVGVRQFDEGEALDKALALFWRKGYAHTTMQDLAEATGVQRGSLYNAYRDKETLFLRVFGLYRSRYVSQMREALDEPTVDKALRSFFAFIISSMRTGSPTRGCLSTKTAVGIEDLDEPIRSGIRDLLDDIEAALYERLTRLSDAEKLAVPPREAARLIVTMTRGLVVIERVYGDEKRMRAMADLLVGLLIEQKPR from the coding sequence ATGGTTGGAGTTCGCCAGTTCGATGAAGGTGAGGCACTGGACAAGGCCCTCGCCCTTTTCTGGCGGAAGGGCTATGCGCACACGACCATGCAGGATTTGGCCGAGGCGACGGGAGTGCAGCGCGGCTCGCTCTATAATGCCTATCGGGACAAGGAAACCTTGTTCCTGCGTGTTTTCGGCCTGTACCGCAGCAGATACGTGTCGCAGATGCGGGAGGCCCTGGACGAACCAACGGTGGACAAGGCTCTGCGCAGCTTTTTCGCCTTTATCATCTCCTCGATGCGGACGGGGTCACCGACACGAGGCTGCCTCAGCACCAAAACGGCGGTGGGCATCGAGGACCTGGATGAACCCATCCGCTCCGGCATAAGGGACCTGCTCGACGACATAGAGGCGGCGCTATACGAGAGGCTGACCCGGCTGAGTGACGCGGAAAAGCTCGCGGTGCCACCACGGGAGGCTGCGCGCCTCATTGTCACCATGACGCGCGGACTTGTCGTGATCGAGCGCGTCTATGGCGACGAGAAGCGCATGCGCGCCATGGCGGATCTGCTGGTTGGTCTCCTTATCGAGCAGAAGCCTCGCTGA